The Eublepharis macularius isolate TG4126 chromosome 12, MPM_Emac_v1.0, whole genome shotgun sequence genomic sequence TTGCAGGTGGAGAAGGTGGAAATGCTCTCCAACTTTGTCTGCAAAGTCCTGCCAGGTGGGCACCCATACCTCGATGCGGATGGGCTTCTGTGGACGTCGTCGGCAGAAAATGGCCTTGAAGTCAAAGTCTGGGCTGGAGGCGGCCTTGTGAACCCGGGATCTCACGGCATTGCCTTCAGAGGTGACCCTCACATAGACATCTGGGGCTGGAGGCAGAATCCCAGCAGGAGGTGAGGCCCTAGGCAATGGTCCCTAGGCCCTCCTCCCGTGGGCCAGCCCCCCAGTGGGTTCAGCGGGGGACTGCCAGGGAACTGGGGGGTGGAAGGAAGGTCCGCTCCCAGCAGGCCCTCCctgtacctcctcctcctccccccaccccccccaggcAGAGAGTGCTGAGCCCCAGGCTCCCTGCACACGTCTCCAGCTGTGCCCTCTACAGGTGGTGGCAGAGGGGGGGGCTATTCCCGTTGTCTCAGTGGCTGTGCAGGCCCAGGAAAGCAGCCTGGCAGGACGGGATTGCAGCAATTCACAGAGACGGATCCGAGCTGTTCTCAAAGGGAGATCAtgggagcgggggaggggggtggcttCCCCCTTCCAGGCTGGGCCCAGCCAGCCCAAGGTGCCAACTCACGCTTGCTAGAGTTGGGGACTGCCAGCCCCATAGCCCGCTGGACCCAGACCGAAGTGATGAGTTGGGGGGCACCGAGACAGCACCTGCAAGAAGGGGTGGGTGGCTCGTTGCAGCTGATTTCTCTGCAAGGAAGAGAAGGGAGGATCCAGGTCAGAGGCAAAGCTGGTCCAGGCCCACCAGGGGAGGGCGAGTCCCAGGTCGGGATGATGCTCCGCTGCCCTGTCCGCTTCTTGCTACAGTGAGAATCGGGGAGAGATATAAACCCGAGCAGAAGATACATAAAGTTGGAGACAACAGATACCAAGGCCAGAATTCATAACtacttatggattaagaaataattaaaaactattcaaaagcaagatggtgcccatattttgagggatggactattaagaatatggttcCAATGCAGAAAGAGATGGAGTCTGCCAGCTTTGCCACTGACATCACCAACAGATGCCTATTATGAAGctacaagaaataaaatagatCATGTAAACTATGAATATATAATGGATACGCAAGGAAATATAAAAACATGATAAGAAATTCATGCTCAAGGAAAAAACATTCCATGGTTGATGTACTGTCAAATGGTGTCCAAACGCAAAGGACAATTATCCAAAGAAGATGGCcgattaagagagaaaacagtgtttgatCAGCTAATCACTGGAGATTCAAAGCATCTATTAGGAAAAGTAGATAAAATTTTACTGCAATATGCCACAGAATAGGAACAAgttaaaaattgtatgataaaatggatgcaaaattttggagaaagtgTTTCTCTGGGTCAACGGGAAAACTTATGtacaaaagaaattaaatttatagACTGTCAGatattaagagagaattggtataaaatgtttttacatGGTATACCACTCCCAGGGATCTCGCAAGAACCAATACAGATTatagtggaaggtgttggaaatgtcagtgtACAGATGCAACTTTCTATCATATGTGTTGGACGTGCAAGAAGACGAGAAGTTATTGAATAAAAATTCATGAAGAGATGCAAGAGATATTAAAATTTCACTTTGTTCTGAATCCTAAAAATACGTTATTAAGTATCTTACCTAGTAATATCACAAAAGCACAtcgcaaatttttaaaatatatggtgaCGGTGACGAGGGAAATATCTGCCACAAAAcggaaggcagaatcttgtccagatgcgactgaatggatgaataaactcTGGGAATATGCATCTGTGGCTAAATTAACCtctatatgcataacagaccaatcttagaatttcaggaaaaaaggaaagacctTTTTGACTATTTAGCTGGTAATTAAGAACAAATAAGAATAGTTATTATGGAAGCAGACTAActagaaaattaatattttaaaattttgaacagaaaatgttgaatatacATAGGTATGAGGAGCAATATTCTGTAGTACaaatgtgctgttatatattctgtttgtttttttatggattgttgttgtctttttcttttgcaaTAAACTTTTTATCAGGAAAAAGAgaaccagggagggagggaggctttgcCTGAAGGGCGCCAGCCCTCCACCTCGCAGCTCTGCTCCACTCGCCCCCACCTTCTGCAGGGCTTTCCATTCCAGGGCCTGGGAACGACACTCGGGGCCTTCTTCTGGTACTTCCAAGGCTGCTGCAGCTGAGGGGTGGGACGGGGGGGAGGCTTGcgcttggtcctggctccagcagCAAGAGGCATGCCCAGAAACAGCCTCAGGTGGGCTAGAGAGCCCTGGCCTCCCCCAGCAGCTGTCTGGGAGGAAAGAAGTCTCACCGTAGGTGGGCTGAGCGCTCACTGTACAGCCGCAGGAGGAAGGCACCTCTCTGGCCTGGCACAAAGGTAGTCGGCAGCAGGGCATAGCGCCCCCCAGACAGATCCACACGGAGCACAATGCTGCGAGAGTCGATGTAGGTGGAACCGGCCACCCGGGGCGGGATCTGATGCAAGCGCCAGGTTCGGTTCTGCTCCACCTGCAGGGTAGGGCACGGCAGGGCAAGGGGGGGCACCCTGATTAAGCTCCCAGGCCCCTTCCAAGGCAACCCGCTGCAGacaaagcagctggctgcaaacccatCCTCCACAGCTGGGCTGCTGTGCCCCACCAGCTGCCCCCGAGCTCCAGTCCTCCCAATACATTTTCCCAAGGATCCTGCCCACACGTACAACAGCCCACCACCCCCAGCTCCAGCCAGTCACCCTCTCCTGTCAGCCAGCTCTTGGGgcaccccccagcagccccccaTGACTCACATGGAAGAGCTCAAACCCCATGGGGATGTTGCGCCCCCCAGAGCCGGATCCCCGCAGCCGCCGCCTGTCCATCTGTTGCAGTGAGATCAGCACGGAAGCTTGTGCCTGGGGCACCTCGAAGAAAAACTTCCAGAGAGGGGAAGATGGGAAATATTAGCACCCAAATATCAGCCAAGAGAAAggtccccccccacctcctcctgctGTCCTTCCTTGTAAGCTGTCAGAGATCTGCGCTCACCCCGCCCCCAGGAGTCTTTAGGGCACCCAAGCAATGCTCAAAGCACCTGAGTCCCAGAGACACCCTGACATCGAAAGCAAGAAGCGAAGCCAAGGCAGCTCTGCAAAACGGTCCATGGGAGGCGAGGTGAACACTGGGGCCACGTTAGGGGCTGGCAGCTGCCATCCGAGGAACACCAGCCTGTTCAAAAGGAAAGCTTCTGCCAAGACGGCAAGCAAGCACAGGAAGGCAGGGGGCTCCCCCCGCTTCACACCAAGACCACCTCCAATGGGGGAAAGATCCGTCTTACTACTGTCTTAAAAATCTATCAGGTAGACTTGAGATTCCTGTTCGGACAGTACCAAATCTGTACTGTATAGAATGTTCTTTCCACTGCTGTCTCTCCCACCTGTGGGTTATGGAGGAAGGAGTCCTGGTGGTTCAGGCAGCCACCAGCAAGCCCCTTCTGAGGATCCCACTCCCCAAATCGCAGGCCTTCGATCCAACGCTGCTGGCAGCTGAGACGCGCTGTGTTCATGCGTTGGCAAATGACCACGTCTGTGAAATGGGTGCAGAAGTCCTCAAAGCTCATCCTGCCAGACACAGCAGAAGAGTTCTGCTGAGTGGAGCCTTGGGCCTCTGGAGAGGAAGACGGCCTGCTGCCCATCCACAGGGGACTGGGCTGGATCTCTCGTTGCCTGGACCTCTGTGCTCTGCCAGCTCACTCTTGGGACACCCTGATCTGCATGGAAGGGTCTGTGGGAATTCAGGGCTGGGGGGCAAAGGTGCCCTTTCTGCGCCTCCAGATTCTAGAGGTCCACTGTTGGCCACTGACAACGGGCCACGTGGGACCAGCCCAAGGGCCACCAGAGCCAAGAGAGATGCCCACACCTGCTGGTGGGCACACACGAGACCTACCAGAATTCACCGTCATCCTGCACAGTGACTCCCATTCGGTGTCGCTCTCGCCTGCTCACCTGCTGCCATTCAGGGGACCTGTGAGGAGGGACAGAGCTCAAAGGAGACCATTGACTTAAAGCAACCCTCTGTGGGGGTCctccctctttcaccccccccaGTAGTTAGACCCGCCTGGCCCCTCCTGTCGAGCACACACCATCTCCACAGCATCCCGAGCGGGAGAAGCTCGTTGCCCTAGATCTCTTTAGATTCCATCCCAGCTCTCTGGAGAGCCCATCAAAGCTTATACTAGAACGAGATTTGTTAGGATTtatttttgcagcaacagactagcTCAGCGATCACTTTGGAATTAGCTGTCTTGTatttgccctcctcctcctcctaatgcAACCAAGGAGCTCTTGGCCTAGCAAAGTTTCCCCGAGGGCTGCAGAGTGCCCCATGCAATTTTAGGTGTCATGTAGGTTCACTTTTATTTGGTACAATGGGTGCTTAAGGGCCAACCCACCTGATGCCGATGCAGCCAGCCAGAACTTTAGAAAGGTGCCAGGCCTTTTACTGAGAACTGAGAGTCTACCACAAAGCAGGTtcggccctggtcagtatttgtatgggaggccaccaaggaagtccagagtggCTATGcaaaggcagccaatggcaaaccacctctgatcgtctcttgccttgaaaaccctaggagGGTTCAATGCAAATccgctgcaacttgatggcacttcccaccaccacactCATTCACAACATTCCCCTGATTCAGCAAAGTAGAAACTCTATGAAAAAAGGAGTTAAGGttagtgtaatgatttcaagaaatgggtgcatgtgtctttaaatgtttggtgagataggtgaagagtggggggtgaaagagagagatgagtgagtgatatgattggttgatgacggagagtgggcggagtgaaggcagttttcagttactgagggagagaaaaaggttcAGTCAGGGCcggagaggccagctgtgggcagcctgagggtgtccgtgtatttgtgagggaaaggcaacccgaggggaagcctgaactgagtgtgccTGGGAGACTGTATATTCACTCTGTtcgaagcaggcaaactgtgtgtgcgcctgagagagagaaagaactgaGAGTGAAAAGGaaacaggctggctgtgtgctgtctgaggagttctctgtgagggaaatacagagcctagagaaagaggctaagtgtgtgtgaagccttacaagagatctgtgtgaatgagtttggatgaagcaactaggagaactaagaactacttttatgtaaccaatacgcttcttaaaaaaataaacttttattttgttttgttatatcccagagtggccgtcattgttatctcccattcctatcctcagggccacatagaaccacgaaggagcctgacgcataaacacgttaccaaagggaaaacttaaataaaaaatattggaatttaatgttcctggtggcagctaactacccagagggtgtgaagggaaagactaaagcaaaatccaccctaaagaaagtgaagatcgtAACAGTTAGCCTGGCATGACTTGCTCTTGAGGAGCCCGTGCTGGCCAGCTCTTAATAAACACAgccttcttttctaaatgctccaGGACTGACTGCTTGACATAGACCCGCCCCCCCCATCTCCACCACTCTCCCTCCTGGCACTGCTGGTTTGTCTATATTCCTCCTTGGTTGTATGCCCCACCACCATTTCTTAAGTGTGTCCTTTTTAATTCTCTGCTCACTGGAACGCAGTTTCTGGAGCCCCTCTGGCTTCTTCAGTTGtctccctttcttccttctcactggaatcatttgtgattgttcCTTCAATATCTCACTCCCCTCCGTCTTGCACTCTCTTCTCCCTCCGTATTTCTAACCATGGGATTCTATCCAGTGTTTCTTTGAGCCTCTTGAAGTGAGCTTTTCTAAAGCCCAGCCTATATCTGTTTAGCATTCCCTTTCTCCAAGATCTTAAATTTCAAAATGACACTCTCTCTGCTACCTTCACCTAGTCAGTcggttcttccctgttggtgaaaaCCAATTAGAGAGATTTACTTCTTGTTCCTGCCGCCTTCTCTCTAAAAAGTGTCACGTAAGGGTCTAATCAGGCTTTCTGCTGGCAGCTTCCAGTCACAGGAGCTCTTACACCAGGGGAGCATGTCCTGGGTGTGGGCCTTTCCTTTTAAATGAGGCTGCTCTGGCTTCCCTTCATCTTAGAAAATTGTGAGGGCTGTTCAAGTTTAAGAAGTGACAGGAGATCTGGTTTTCATTGTATGCATTTTTTTCTGGATTCAAAGGGTTAATTGTTTGCTAAGTTCATGCTTATAAAGAGTTacactttattttaaacaaaatcaTTCCCTCAAATAAGTTCTCTGTGCCGCTGGCAAAAGATCTGATGTCTGACTGATAATATTTCATTGTGCTGCCAAGAGGTAAATCTTTCTCGGGGAGTTTGACTTAGCAGACCCAATTGGAGTATTTGGTGCCGTGTTCAGCCTAAAGAGGTTTCAACTCTCCAAGAGCTGAATTCAGCGTGGATCTCTAGCAGAGGTGGACTggtcattatttatttaatttgtttatttacattatttgtataccacctttctcactgagacttaaaagcagattacacagtataagtcaaccCAAACAACaggaaatctgaaaccaagcagaaatatgaaagaaagctGAAACCGCGAGCACCACTGGGACTTTGCCGGTGGgctaatgacccccccccaatttgggctGGGACCAGGCTGGCCCAGTGGCGAGACAGGCCCATTTGGGGGACACGCACTGGCTCACCCACACAAGGAGGctccccgcccacctgacccctCTGCAAGGCTTGGAAAGAAGTGGCTGGGTGGGTAGACAGGCTGCCTCTCCTGGGAGctgaggctgtggtgaggccggCAGGCAggctctcttcccctcccctgtggggtgggggtggggggggtcgaTCCCTTTCCAAGGTCACTTTGCCATCCCAATCACCCCTGATTTCTAGATTGTGTGCAATTAAAATAATCActctctcactttctctcccccccgcccccgccacgaACTCACTTGTCACTCCAGGCCCCGTCCCACTCCATGCTGCCCCAGGGATTCCGCAGGCGGATGAGCTGCAGCTTCTGGGCTTTGAAGAGTTCCAAAAGGCCCCGTCGGAGGTGGACAGTCCGGACTGCTGTGACGCCATAGGCGTGGCCTCGGACTAGGCCACAGGATAACTGCGCTTCAGGCCCTTCCCCGGGCAATGGCTGCAAAAGTTAGGGAGGACAACATCAAAGtatagtttattatttattttaaagatgtACCCCACAATGTTTGATCACGTGGTCCTCCAGGCATATTCCAAACCACCTAGTGTAGAGGTGCCTCTATGAGCCTGCTGGGCACATCTGGAATGCTGACATAGGATGgggggtgcagccacaaaatgctgCAGGGGGCAGAGTCAAGCACAAAATGTCACGGAGTGAGATCATGCATATTATTAATAGTAATCCTCcagtatttcaggcagaagctctgcttacaagatgcctttttaatttatttatttgatttgatttataccctgccctccccacaaatgggctcagggcggctaacaacattcataaaacacagtgaattaatcccaaaaccataaaatcaataataatctttaaaaggtcattaaaatagttcagatgcaggctatttaaataaatatttaggagtctgtatatgggcacaGTAGATGGTCGAGGGCAACTTCAGAAGAAGTGGTgctcttagatggaagaaggggggcactcgctggcactcagccaaaggcccggcttGACATCTCCTCCGTTTTACAGCCCCTGCAGAACCGTTAAGAGGGcccctgcagggcccggatctccagcgggagagcgtcaGGGAACGTCCTTTAAATACACACAGCTTAACGGTCATGCCGCGAAGATCTTTCTGCGgaagtggcagctgctgccaaagcaacattttagaAGATCTgcgcagccaatcagatctccagcagCCAATGACAAGCCCTGCTAGGCCCCACccagtttctaaaaacacttggtgggtgccagaaaAGGTGTCAGCGAGCATGGTGGGCCTTGGGGGGCCACGCCAGGGAACCCTGGCCAAGGGGATGCTGTGGCAGCCTCTCTTACGCCCCCCCCCTGgctgcttcctccccctccctccccccggcaGCGGCCAGTGGAGCAGAGCTGGAAGAAGGGAAAACAAGCTCCGCAGCTGCTGCTCTGTGACGGCCGGCCGGGCCCTCCTGCTGTAGGTGGCGTACTCCCTCCAtggagcgtgtgtgtgtgtgtgtggcgggggggggcacttcCAGTGGCCCTTGAAGAATCGACGTCACACCTGCTCAGACCAAGACGCTCACCTAGCCCAGCCAGGCGGCTGCCGGGCCCCCCACTCACAGCGAGCCTGAGGATGCGGCCTCCTGCTCTTTGTGCCCCACAGGCAGTAACCGGACATGGATGGTGAATGTGAGTGTTAGGCCAGGACCTGGGAGAACCAGCCTCGAATCCCCAGGCTGCTTGGGAAGCTCCCTAGGGGACCTCAGGCCAGatacgcactctcagcctaacctccctcacagggttattgttgagaggataaaatgcagaagaggATAATGATGCTATAAGCCAGCCAGATTTAGATGGGGTGCCTCCGCTTTGGGATGACCTATTTCCAAGGGAAGACGTTACAAGGTCTGTATGAGAACGGGGCACCGTGAAGTTGCCAGGGAGTAGCAGCCATCTTCCTGAGGCCCACAGGTGGAGTGGGGTCTGGGGCCTGTGTGCGTGTCAGCCAAGGGTGCCTGGAGAAGGGAACCAAGTATGGGCAGTGACGTCAAGGTGCCAAAAGTAATCAAGCCATGACCTGGGAGCCCTGGGTGTTAAATGAGAACACCAGCATTGGTGGGCGCCTCTGGTTGGAGGCCATCCATCCTTGGCGGGAAGCTATCTACGAAGGGAAGGACGTATGAGAGGAGAAGCTCAGAAAGGCCATAGGCAGCAACAACCCTGGAAGTTTTAAGAGGAGCAGACTTCCCATAGAACTGCTAccgggggagggggtggattACCTGGACCAAACAGGTAACCTAAAGCTGAGGGTGGGGTTCCATTGCCCTTCTGACCAAATGCTGCAAAGGTGATgggacaaggaaggaaggaaggtgaccAAAGCAGAAATTCTGCATCAGTGGGAGGTTTCAACAGCCCTTGCATTGATGAGAAAAATGCATGCCCAAATCAGGATAAATACTGTAAATAACTTTGTCTTGGCACAGTGGGTCATGGGCCCAACTCAAGAAGAGGCCACCCTGGCTGGAGTGCTGACTGGGAAACCTCTCTGAGCCAGCTGGAAACAGGAGTCACAGCTCGACTACAGCGCTCAGCATTTACGTGAACGGGCAGTTGCCCACAATGACCCCGCTTGATCTCAGAAGAGGGAAGTTCTCAGAAGCGAGGGGGTTAGTCCTAAGGAACCTGAAAGGAAGAGCGAAGAGTACTGAAACCACTGGAATGGAAGTTCAGGTAGAATGGGTGCTGCTTAGGACAGGTACCACCAAACCTGGGAGGAGGCCAGTGTGGCGAAGGAACAGTTGAGGAAGCCATAAATGGCAAAGAAGATTCCTCTAAAAGGCGGAAGTCCCACCCAAGGGAAATGAACAAAGGGGAGCGTAAGCCGACAAAACAAATGTCAGGGGGCGCCACGGGGATCCCGATCTTCCTTCTCACATGCAGCTCCAGTTCCATTCTGGGCAAACTGGCGTCGTTTCAGCGGCATATTGACGGTCTGTTTGCTTCCAAATTTCTGCACTGCGTACCCACCcggttgtattgtttattgaatgcccagAAGGTGTAATCTGCCTCAGTGAGCAAGGCAGGCTACGAACAGCATAAATAAAtgaggctggaggaggaggaggaggaggaggaagaggaggaggagagagctaCATGCAAGTAATCTGCTGCTGTATGTTCTTCAAATCCGCTGCTATATTGTtttgctgtatgtttttaaatatgtcgtttattggttttaaagttatatgtattcaAACTATTGTATTAACTGTAATCTGCcatgagcctggggagggtggaatataaattcaaataaataaataaataaataaataaaagatgggTAGTCTGTTAATACATCTGAAGTAGGAAGCCAGCTCGGGAGATGAATGAGCTGCCAGAAAGCAAAGGGCTTTGGAAGGAAGCCTGGGAAACCTGCAGAGcagcagcactccccccccccgccccccctgcccaTGCCAAAACTGCTATTTTCAGAGCGTCTGAAGAACGGAGCCTGACAGAGAAGCCAAGAGCAGCTCAGGGCTCACCTGACAAATGAAAATTCACGATcagttcagccccccccccccccgccggagAACCCCTCATCTCCTCGTTtgctgctccagcagcctctcCGTAGAAACTCCCATCCCAGGCAAAGCAGAGGCTCGGCCAGGGCCTTTCCCACTCGGGCTTCACCTCGGCTTGGCTTCTTACCCGAATGGAGCTGCTGATGAGCGCTGCCCGGGAGTGGGCTTTCCTCAACTGCTTAAAGAGCTGCTTCTGCTTCTCAGGGTCAGTACCAGCGGCCCCCTCCTCCAAGGCCAGCAGCTCTGAGATGCCTCCCGTGAAGTCTACCAAAGCCTCGGCTGTGTTTCCACCCTCCAGTGCCTCGTAACAGCCGTTCAACCTGGGCGGGAGGAAAAGGGGGGTGCAATTCAGCAAGGAGAGGGTGGCACAAAATCCTCACAGGATGCCAGTATCCAACAGGGCTCCCTACGGGGCACGTCTTTGGCAACGGAAGGTGCTGGACCTGGCCCCTCTTCTGGGTACTTCCATCGGAGTTAAGGATCTAGGAAGAACCCTGCCGGATCCAAGCCAGGGCCATTGAATCGAGCACCCTATTGCCTTCAGCGGCTGACCAACAGGGCTGAGAGGCCAAAGCCTCCACCCCAGCACCCTGGGTTTCTGGAGCTGGCTGCTTCgtgaagggcagggcagggcagggcagggcctcTCAGCTCTGGGCCCGAGAGAGAGTCTGGAAGGCGTGACCAGCGGAAGGCAGCGTGTGCTCCTCCTCAGGCCCGTCTGCGTTGACGGTTTCTGGCTGCCAAAGGGAGGTTGGCCAGCGATCCACTTGGGGGTCTGCTTTGCTATTATCAGTTCTCTCACCTCTACATGAGCCAAAAGCAAACACCCCCTAATCTAGATGGTTTGTTTGTAGGGGAAAGAAACCCTGCATATGCGCAGAGGTATTCTTAACTGCCGTTATTTCCCATAACGCAACCAGAACTGAGCCGTCTGGCTCTAAGACCCTGGCAGTGACTGTGCTTTAGACAAAATCCAGGGAACTGCATCCCTCCCAGCCAGAGGTGCAGCCACATTCCTCCCTCCTTGCCCTACTTGGCATAGGCCTTCTCCAAGAGCGCGCTCCAGAACTCGCGTGGCTCAGCCGAGTGGCAGAAGAGCAGCTTCCCATGCTGGCAGGGCAGTCGGTCATCCACACAGACTTCCGTCCAGTGCCCCCAGCGCCAAAAGCGGAAACGAAAAATGCCGCAATAGCTCTGGGGCCGACGAGGGTCCCAGTCTTGCTCATGAGGGTTTGGGATCACCTGGATAGGAAAGAAAGAGGAGTGGCGACGCAACGGAAAGGGGGTAAAACAAAGCACGCCTGTACCTCCACGCCTGCTGGCAAGGGGGCACGCTGACCGTGCTCGAGGAGACTCTTCTCAACCCACCCCCTGCTTCCAAAGAAGCAAGAGCCCGCTAACATCAGCACTCAGTTCATGCTGGGTGCTTCAGAACATGCAGACAAGGGGAGCAGAGGGTGGCGCTCCCCACGCTACCTTCCTCCAGACGGCGGGCTCACTGGCCAGGCAGGAGGCAGCAGCGACAAACCAGCAATTCCCAAGGCTGCCCTGGTGGAGGTCCCGAGGGCTGATGCCGTCCACAAAGAGCCGGGGGTCTGAGCAGAGTTCCTGGGAAAGGCAAAGTGGGGCTCGCTGAGTGGAGCTTGAAACGGAAAAGGCCGAAGGCTTTCCTAGGGACAAAAGCTTTGGAGGATTCAAGCCAGGGCTGAGGGGTCCGTTGGGAGGGCTGTGCAAGGAGAGGCATCACGGAGGACCGACGGTGCCTTCCTTGCCCTGGTCCCTAGCCCATGACAGGCCCAGGCAGAACAAGCGCCAGGGAGCTGCAGGCGGCAAGTGAAAGATTGAAGAGGAGCGCCTCCTGGGGAAGCCTCTGACGGCCAAGGAAAGCCCCGTCTCAGTGCCCCTCCCTGAAGACAAACTGGGCAGTGGCACAACATCCAGTCTCCCCCATTCACAACCCTCCCCTGCGCGCCCGCACTGTGGGACAAAGACCCCCTGTCTTGAGGGCccttcttctggggggggggcggcgcttGGGGTTAGGGTTTTGGCGGTGCCTTCCTTCTTACCCCGGGCCGCTTCCAGGAGAGCCCATCTGGGGGAGCTCGATGGTAAAAGAGAGAGGAGCGGGCAGCTGGAAACTCAGGGTCTTCAAAGAGGCTTTGCTGGCCAAGGCAAGAGCGCTTCAGGGGCCGGTAGCGCTGGCCCTGGAAGGGGTCCGGCTGCGATGGCATGAGCGGGAGGCGGCGCGTCCAGCGCCAGGCACGGGGAGGCCCAGAGCTGAACTATGGAGAAGAGCTAGGTGGGAAACAGACCTTGACTGAACACGACCACGTTGGGACTCCGGAGCGTCTCCGGCTTCCTGTCCGGAAGCGTCTTCTAAAGAGGCCTTCTTGAGAGCAGCCGCTTCACCTTCCTGGCAGCAGACGGCCCGGAGCCAGCGAGGAAGAGCAGCCGCCTCCCGGGGCAGGGCCTGCCTACCGCTGGCTGCCTCCTTCCATCCCGAGGGGCCCATCGGAGGCAGGTTGGCCTCCTTTGCAGGCAGCCGGTCACCGGGCTGTCCGGTTCAGCTTGCCACAGC encodes the following:
- the LOC129338315 gene encoding calpain-5-like, with the translated sequence MPSQPDPFQGQRYRPLKRSCLGQQSLFEDPEFPAARSSLFYHRAPPDGLSWKRPGELCSDPRLFVDGISPRDLHQGSLGNCWFVAAASCLASEPAVWRKVIPNPHEQDWDPRRPQSYCGIFRFRFWRWGHWTEVCVDDRLPCQHGKLLFCHSAEPREFWSALLEKAYAKLNGCYEALEGGNTAEALVDFTGGISELLALEEGAAGTDPEKQKQLFKQLRKAHSRAALISSSIRPLPGEGPEAQLSCGLVRGHAYGVTAVRTVHLRRGLLELFKAQKLQLIRLRNPWGSMEWDGAWSDKSPEWQQVSRRERHRMGVTVQDDGEFWMSFEDFCTHFTDVVICQRMNTARLSCQQRWIEGLRFGEWDPQKGLAGGCLNHQDSFLHNPQFFFEVPQAQASVLISLQQMDRRRLRGSGSGGRNIPMGFELFHVEQNRTWRLHQIPPRVAGSTYIDSRSIVLRVDLSGGRYALLPTTFVPGQRGAFLLRLYSERSAHLREISCNEPPTPSCRCCLGAPQLITSVWVQRAMGLAVPNSSKPPDVYVRVTSEGNAVRSRVHKAASSPDFDFKAIFCRRRPQKPIRIEVWARQFLRSTRLGYVKLLADTSTERGTAQLLRLEGPHQLCPNGCILVEILTSADLLSL